A genomic segment from Equus asinus isolate D_3611 breed Donkey chromosome 23, EquAss-T2T_v2, whole genome shotgun sequence encodes:
- the LINGO2 gene encoding leucine-rich repeat and immunoglobulin-like domain-containing nogo receptor-interacting protein 2 — translation MLHTATSCWPPFLGLAVVLIFMGSTIGCPARCECSAQNKSVSCHRRRLIAIPEGIPIETKILDLSKNRLKSVNPEEFISYPLLEEIDLSDNIIANVEPGAFNNLFNLRSLRLKGNRLKLVPLGVFTGLSNLTKLDISENKIVILLDYMFQDLHNLKSLEVGDNDLVYISHRAFSGLLSLEQLTLEKCNLTAVPTEALSHLRSLISLHLKHLNINNMPVYAFKRLFHLKHLEIDYWPLLDMMPANSLYGLNLTSLSITNTNLSTVPFLAFKHLVYLTHLNLSYNPISTIEAGMFSDLIRLQELHIVGAQLRTIEPHSFQGLRFLRVLNVSQNLLETLEENVFSSPRALEVLSINNNPLACDCRLLWILQRHPTLQFGGQQPMCAGPDTIRERSFKDFHSTALSFYFTCKKPKIRDKKLQHLLVDEGQTVQLECSADGDPQPVISWVTPRRRFITTKSNGRATVLGDGTLEIRFAQDQDSGMYVCIASNAAGNDTFTASLTVKGFASDRFLYANRTPMYMTDSNDTIFNGTNANTFSLDLKTILVSTAMGCFTFLGVVLFCFLLLFVWSRGKGKHKNSIDLEYVPRKNNGAVVEGEVAGPRRFNMKMI, via the coding sequence ATGCTTCACACGGCCACATCATGTTGGCCGCCATTCCTGGGTCTGGCTGTGGTGTTAATCTTCATGGGATCCACCATTGGCTGCCCTGCTCGCTGCGAGTGCTCTGCCCAGAACAAATCTGTTAGCTGCCACAGAAGGCGGTTGATCGCCATCCCAGAGGGCATTCCCATTGAGACCAAAATCTTGGACCTCAGCAAGAATAGACTAAAAAGCGTCAACCCTGAAGAATTCATATCATATCCTCTGCTGGAGGAGATAGACTTGAGTGACAACATCATTGCCAATGTGGAGCCAGGAGCATTTAACAATCTCTTCAACCTGCGTTCCCTCCGCCTAAAAGGCAATCGCTTGAAGTTGGTCCCATTGGGGGTATTCACAGGGCTATCCAACCTCACCAAGCTTGACATTAGTGAGAATAAGATTGTCATTTTACTGGACTACATGTTCCAAGATCTGCATAACCTGAAGTCTCTAGAAGTGGGAGACAATGATTTGGTTTATATATCACACAGGGCCTTCAGTGGGCTGCTTAGCTTGGAGCAACTCACCCTGGAGAAATGCAACCTAACAGCAGTACCAACAGAAGCCCTCTCCCACCTCCGCAGCCTCATCAGCCTACATCTGAAACATCTCAATATCAACAATATGCCTGTGTATGCCTTTAAAAGATTGTTCCACCTGAAACACCTAGAGATTGACTATTGGCCTTTACTGGATATGATGCCTGCCAATAGCCTATATGGTCTCAACCTCACATCCCTCTCGATCACCAATACCAACCTGTCTACTGTACCCTTCCTTGCCTTTAAACACCTGGTATATCTGACCCACCTTAACCTCTCCTACAATCCCATCAGCACTATTGAAGCAGGCATGTTCTCTGACCTGATCCGCCTTCAGGAGCTTCATATAGTGGGGGCCCAGCTCCGCACCATTGAGCCTCACTCCTTCCAAGGGCTCCGCTTCCTTCGTGTGCTCAATGTGTCTCAGAACCTACTGGAAACTTTGGAAGAGAATGTCTTCTCCTCCCCTAGGGCTTTGGAGGTCCTGAGCATTAATAACAACCCTCTGGCCTGTGACTGCCGTCTCCTCTGGATCCTGCAGCGGCATCCCACTCTGCAGTTCGGCGGCCAGCAGCCCATGTGTGCTGGCCCAGACACCATTCGTGAGAGGTCATTCAAGGATTTCCATAGCACTgccctttctttttactttaccTGCAAAAAACCCAAAATCCGTGACAAGAAGTTGCAGCATCTGCTAGTGGATGAAGGGCAGACGGTCCAGTTAGAATGCAGCGCTGATGGAGACCCTCAGCCTGTGATTTCCTGGGTGACACCTCGAAGGCGTTTTATCACCACCAAGTCCAATGGAAGAGCCACTGTCTTGGGCGATGGCACCTTGGAAATCCGCTTTGCCCAGGATCAAGACAGTGGGATGTATGTTTGCATTGCTAGCAACGCTGCTGGGAATGACACCTTCACAGCCTCCTTAACTGTGAAAGGATTCGCTTCAGACCGCTTCCTTTATGCGAACAGGACCCCAATGTACATGACCGACTCCAATGACACCATTTTCAATGGCACCAATGCCAATACTTTTTCCCTGGACCTTAAAACAATACTAGTGTCTACAGCCATGGGCTGTTTCACATTCCTGGgagtggttttattttgttttctcctcctttttgtgTGGAGCCGAGGGAAAGGCAAGCACAAAAACAGCATTGACCTTGAATATGTGCCCCGAAAAAACAATGGTGCTGTTGTGGAAGGGGAGGTGGCTGGACCCAGGAGGTTCAACATGAAAATGATTTGA